The following coding sequences are from one Lolium rigidum isolate FL_2022 chromosome 6, APGP_CSIRO_Lrig_0.1, whole genome shotgun sequence window:
- the LOC124664189 gene encoding probable glutathione S-transferase BZ2: MAPAAVAAAGGNEEEAAVRVLGGRMSPFTMRARMALELRGVPYSLIEERFEPRKSDRLLAANPVYGKIPVLLLPDGRAICESAVIAHYVHEADHWPAAAPSTLLPSDPYERAMHRFWTAYVDGTFWPALDAASLAPTPEARAKAAAEARAALLLLEEAFAARSNGGTFFSAGEAPGLLDIALGCFLPALRACERLSGAAMLDEATTPLLSKWSCSFVKVDAAKAVLPETDEVVGFTKFLQAKFGVALPN, from the coding sequence ATGGCTCCGGCGGCAGTGGCAGCGGCGGGCGgcaacgaggaggaggcggcggtgcgcGTGCTGGGCGGGCGGATGAGCCCGTTCACGATGCGGGCGCGCATGGCGCTGGAGCTGCGCGGCGTCCCGTACTCCCTCATCGAGGAGCGCTTCGAGCCGCGCAAGAGCGACCGCCTCCTCGCCGCCAACCCCGTCTACGGCAAGATCCCCGTGCTCCTCCTCCCCGACGGCCGCGCCATCTGCGAGTCCGCCGTCATCGCGCACTACGTCCACGAGGCCGACCActggcccgccgccgccccctccaccCTTCTCCCTTCGGACCCCTACGAGCGCGCCATGCACCGCTTCTGGACCGCCTACGTCGACGGCACCTTCTGGCCGGCGCTCGACGCCGCGTCCCTCGCGCCCACGCCGGAGGCCCGGGCCAAGGCGGCCGCCGAGGCCCGCGCCGCGCTGCTGCTCCTCGAGGAGGCCTTCGCGGCGCGCAGCAACGGCGGGACAttcttctccgccggcgaggCGCCAGGGCTCCTCGACATCGCGCTCGGCTGCTTCCTGCCGGCGCTCAGGGCCTGCGAGCGGCTCAGTGGCGCCGCCATGCTGGACGAGGCAACCACGCCGCTCCTCAGCAAGTGGAGCTGCAGCTTCGTCAAGGTCGACGCGGCCAAGGCCGTCCTGCCGGAGACGGACGAGGTCGTCGGGTTCACCAAGTTCCTGCAGGCCAAGTTCGGGGTTGCGCTCCCAAATTAA